The genomic region GTATTCTGTGCATTGTTCCGGTTTCAGGTTGCAAATTGCCTAAAATAAGCTGAATCAATGTCGTCTTTCCGGAGCCATTTTGTCCTTTTATCGCAATACGATCGCCACTGGCGATTTCAATGTCAAGATTGCGCTTCCATAATGGTGTCTTGTCATAATAGTAATTTAGTTCTGTTGCCTTAAAAAGCAATTTGCCTTTATGTAGCGCTGGTAGTCCAAAACCAAATTTCATTTTGTCGATATCCGGTACTGTAGCCCGTAAATTTTGTAATTCTTTTGCGATACCGCCTATTTTTTCGGCATGAACATTTTTTAGTTTGGAAGTACTGTTTTCGGCTTTATTCCGCATGATGTTGATCATTATTCTTGCCACACCTGCTTTTTCCTGTTTTCCTTTTCCTTTTGCATCCAGTTTTTGTTGGCGCTCCAAGGTTTCACGCTCTTTTTCTTTGGCCTTTTTTAAGGCTTTTTCTTTGCTCTGGATGTCCTGTTGCAAGGCATTGTTTTCGATTTCTTTTTGAGTCTTATAAAAATCGTAATTCCCGCCATAGGTCATAATACCGTTTGCGGTTAGTTCGCAGGTTATATCGAGTAAATTAAGCAGTTTGCGATCGTGACTGATTACGATCATAGCCCTATTGTCAGACTGTATAAAGTCGTATAATAATTCACGGCCAGCATAATCCAAATGGTTACTGGGTTCGTCCAACAAAATCAATTCCGGTTGATGGATTGTTATTCCGGCCAGAAAAACTTTGGCTTTTTGTCCGCCGCTTAACGTATGCATCGGCTGATTCAGGTCGATGGCATCTAATTTCCAGTAACGCAAGGCTTCCTGACAACGTTCTTCCACCGTCCAGTCGTCATTGAGCGTCGTAAAATTTTCTTCGGTTACAATACCGGAAAGGATTTCGGATAGTGCCTGTAATTTTCTGTCAATCCGTAAAGCTTCGGCCACGGTAAGCCCGTTAAATTGCCCGAATACCTGTGGGATGTAATACGGTTCGGTACAAATAGTACACTGACCTCCGGAAATTGGTACAGCTCCGGTGATGATACGAAACAACGTGGACTTTCCTACGCCGTTATGCCCGATTAAGGCTATTTTGTCATAATTGTTAACAACCAGATGCAGGTCGTCAAATAAAAGCTCCCTATTGGGATGTATATAGGAGACATGCTGTAAAAGCAACATAATTTCTTTCTTTAGAGATGAAACAAAACATCCGGGAGTATTTTGTAGTCCCCGGTTTAGTAGTGCCTGAAAGAAATTATTTTCACATGTAGATCACATTTTTGTACGACAAAGATAGTTTTTTTATCGCAATTCCCGATTTATTTTCCGGTATAACAATAAAAAAGCGACTGCTGGAAAACTCTGGCAGTCGCTTTTTTATGATTTATGGTGGTTTATGGGATTAAAACAGCACGCCCTTTTATTTGTCCGTTTCGCAATTTATCATATACTTCCACGGCCTGGTCCAAATTGTATTTTTCAACTTCAATATGAATTTTCTTTTGTCGGGCCAATCCGATAACTTCCATCAACTCGGTACGCGAACCCCAATACGGATTGGTCATGCTTACACCAAAGGGTAAGCCATTCATATTGTATTCGTATTTTCCACCGCCCAGTCCAACAATAGTCAGGTCACCATCCAAGCCAACTACCTTCGTACCAAGGTCAATTGTAGACGATGCGCCAACAAAATCGATCACGACTTTGGCTTTTCGGATACCGGTAATCTTCTGGATTTGTTCCGCTGCATCTTTATCCATCGAATTGATCGCATAAGCAGCGCCCAGTTTTTTAGCAAATTCCAGTCGCTCCGGAGTGATATCGCAGGCAATAATCGTAGCGCCACTCATTTCTGTTAGTATTTGCAAGGCCACATGTCCTAATCCGCCAACTCCGATCACTACTACATATTCGTCGGGCATTAATTTGTGTAACGATCGTTTGATAGCCGAATAAGGTGTCAAAGCCGCATCAGTTAAAGGTGCTGCAATTACCGGATCAAGGTCATGAATCGGAACCAATAAACGGGAAGACGGTACCAACATATAGTCGGCCATACCGCCATTAAGCCCTAATCCGCCTCCAAAAGCCTGTTCCGACTGATGATCGCAATAATTTTCCTGCGAATGCTGACACGGTTTGCAATGTCCACATCCCCACGGACCGTAAACCAATACGGCATCGCCTTTTTTAAAACCCTTTACATCCTGCCCCACTTCTTCTACCCAACCTGCATTTTCGTGCCCTAATGTAAACGTAACTCCCGAAACAATCCCCTCATCAATAATATGTAAATCGGAATGACAAACACCGGCTCCTCCAATTTTTAATAGTACTTCATCACCCGACGGAACCGGTTTTTCCATATCGGTTACTACTCTGACATCTTTATGCCCAAAATATCGTACTGCTTTCATACTTACTGTTTTTTAAAGGTTAACCTTATAAATTTAAGCAAATACGGTTTAAAAAAAGTTATTTAAGCGTTAAATCTGTCACCTCCAAGTCTAATGATACCTTCTGGTTATCATTATGTCGCTTATCGTTTAAAATGTGATCCAAACCTCTTTCTAAAAAAAATGACGACTCCTTTCGGGTCGTCATTTTTACTATCGGTTGATTATCCTTTTTCGAGCTTTTCCCAATCCTGTTTTCGGATTCTGTAGATAAAATTTAGTTTGGGCGTTTCGCCATGATAGGCTATGTTTTCTTCGGCAATTTTGGTTACACCAAGTCGTGATATGGCAATCTGCGAACGATAATTGGTTGCACCGACATGAAAGTCAATCGCATCAACATATTGAAAAGCGTAGTCCATCATTAGTCTTTTTACAGACGGGTTGATTCCGGTTCCCCAAAATGGTACCGCATAAAAAGTATAACCAATCAGAATCCTGTTTTCTTTTTCATCGTAATCGTAAAAACGGGTACATCCGGCAACTTCTCCGGTCGCTTTGTCTACAATTTTATAAGCGCCTTTGCTTTGTATCGCTCCGTCGAAAAAAACACGAAAAACGGCTTCTTTCCACCGGTCTTTGTTCGGATGTTGTTCCCAGACTTTTGGGTCCGAAGCCAGGGCAAAAAGAGGGGCAAAATCGGTTTCCTGTAACGGGTATAACCCGACTTTATCGTTTTCTAAGGGTGTTTGAATGGAAAATAACATGTTTTTATTTTTTTGACTTTCAAAATTAATCCAAAAGCGGACTACTAGTATAGGCCATTCTTATAAAAAAGGCTACTCCATTTTATCCGACACTTTATACGATTGGTTGTGAAGTGACAGCGATCGAATCGAACACTTTTTTAAAAGCTGTTGCTGCGTTATGCACCTGAATTGTCCAGTCTTCCGCTGCAGCACCATCAGCACCATCCGAAATGTATTTTAAACATAAAAACGGAATCTGTTCCTGCTTCGCAATCAGTGCCATCACATAAGCCTCCATATCCACAACGGTATAATCGATTGTATCGTGATTGGTTTCAAAATTGTCGCCGGTTCCACAAATCCCTTCCGGTAAACCCGGAATTGTTAATCCGTATTCCAAAACGATGTCCTCATCCGAAAGCGGGGTTTTATACAAATCAAATCCCAATCCTCTTACGTCCATATCCCGTTGGATAAAACGGGTACAATTGACTACAGTTCCTTTTGTAAAGGTAGTACTCCCAGCCGATCCCAGATTTATGATCAACTCTGGTCGGTTTCGCTGAATTTCACGGGTCAAATGATAGGCTGCGTTGACTTTCCCAATACCAACAAAAAGGGTTTTCTCGTCTTGAAACAGTTCTCCTGCTTCAGAATTTAGTGCAAATACATAAAGGGGATTCTCCTTTAGTAATTGCGTTATCGTCTTGGATTGGGTTTGCACGGTTTTACTATTTATGGTAGAAATAAACTGTAATGTCTAATTCCTGTTTTCGTCCGACAAAGATACAGAAACAACTGTTTTTATACCGATTCCTCCAAAAACAAAATGCCACCGATAGTCCGGTGGCATTCGATGTTGTTATAACCCGGCGTATTTATAAATGGAAATACACCCGCTATAGCTTCTTATTTTTTAGATTCTTCTACAGATACTTTTCTGAACTCTTTTAATAATTTGCTTAGTTCTAAAGCAGATTTACGAGCTCTTGTTCCTGCAGCTTTATTTCCTTTTTCAACTTGTAATTCTGACTCGGCTTTGAATGCATCAATTTCGGCGTTGATCTTCGTTAATAAGTCTTTCATAATATTATATTTTGTTAAAAATTAAAAAACAAAAATAGCATTTTAAGGTTAGGAAAAAAGCTTCCGGATGGGTTAATTTTACTTTTATTCCCCATTTAAAGTATTAATCACTAATAATCAACATTTTACTACTTGACAAAATCT from Flavobacterium sp. WV_118_3 harbors:
- a CDS encoding ABC-F family ATP-binding cassette domain-containing protein, which gives rise to MLLLQHVSYIHPNRELLFDDLHLVVNNYDKIALIGHNGVGKSTLFRIITGAVPISGGQCTICTEPYYIPQVFGQFNGLTVAEALRIDRKLQALSEILSGIVTEENFTTLNDDWTVEERCQEALRYWKLDAIDLNQPMHTLSGGQKAKVFLAGITIHQPELILLDEPSNHLDYAGRELLYDFIQSDNRAMIVISHDRKLLNLLDITCELTANGIMTYGGNYDFYKTQKEIENNALQQDIQSKEKALKKAKEKERETLERQQKLDAKGKGKQEKAGVARIMINIMRNKAENSTSKLKNVHAEKIGGIAKELQNLRATVPDIDKMKFGFGLPALHKGKLLFKATELNYYYDKTPLWKRNLDIEIASGDRIAIKGQNGSGKTTLIQLILGNLQPETGTMHRIPIKTIYIDQEYSLIDNGITVYEQAQQFNTTVLPEHEIKMRLNRFLFTYDDWQKPCKVLSGGERMRLLLCGLTIGNTAPDCIVLDEPTNNLDLQNIEILTASINEYKGTLLVVSHDEVFLEQLHIEREIIL
- a CDS encoding histone H1 produces the protein MKDLLTKINAEIDAFKAESELQVEKGNKAAGTRARKSALELSKLLKEFRKVSVEESKK
- a CDS encoding GNAT family N-acetyltransferase; the encoded protein is MLFSIQTPLENDKVGLYPLQETDFAPLFALASDPKVWEQHPNKDRWKEAVFRVFFDGAIQSKGAYKIVDKATGEVAGCTRFYDYDEKENRILIGYTFYAVPFWGTGINPSVKRLMMDYAFQYVDAIDFHVGATNYRSQIAISRLGVTKIAEENIAYHGETPKLNFIYRIRKQDWEKLEKG
- a CDS encoding NAD(P)-dependent alcohol dehydrogenase — encoded protein: MKAVRYFGHKDVRVVTDMEKPVPSGDEVLLKIGGAGVCHSDLHIIDEGIVSGVTFTLGHENAGWVEEVGQDVKGFKKGDAVLVYGPWGCGHCKPCQHSQENYCDHQSEQAFGGGLGLNGGMADYMLVPSSRLLVPIHDLDPVIAAPLTDAALTPYSAIKRSLHKLMPDEYVVVIGVGGLGHVALQILTEMSGATIIACDITPERLEFAKKLGAAYAINSMDKDAAEQIQKITGIRKAKVVIDFVGASSTIDLGTKVVGLDGDLTIVGLGGGKYEYNMNGLPFGVSMTNPYWGSRTELMEVIGLARQKKIHIEVEKYNLDQAVEVYDKLRNGQIKGRAVLIP
- a CDS encoding nucleosidase — encoded protein: MQTQSKTITQLLKENPLYVFALNSEAGELFQDEKTLFVGIGKVNAAYHLTREIQRNRPELIINLGSAGSTTFTKGTVVNCTRFIQRDMDVRGLGFDLYKTPLSDEDIVLEYGLTIPGLPEGICGTGDNFETNHDTIDYTVVDMEAYVMALIAKQEQIPFLCLKYISDGADGAAAEDWTIQVHNAATAFKKVFDSIAVTSQPIV